The following proteins come from a genomic window of Spea bombifrons isolate aSpeBom1 chromosome 10, aSpeBom1.2.pri, whole genome shotgun sequence:
- the EFEMP2 gene encoding EGF-containing fibulin-like extracellular matrix protein 2 has translation MLFFSVLFCLLLASSRQQEEPNSFTECTDGYEWDPDRQHCKDINECQTIPDACKGEMKCINHYGGYLCLPRSASVISDSHSESATHDQLPSQPDVVEQQQPNPCPQGYQPDSQGLGTCVDVDECAFELDDCLPSQECVNVPGGFHCKCPDGYRKIGSECVDIDECRYRYCQHRCVNSPGSFTCQCEPGFQLASNNRSCVDVNECSMGAPCQQRCYNTYGTFLCRCNQGYELDQDGHTCNDIDECSYSSYLCQYQCVNEPGRFSCICPDGYQLLGTRLCQDINECEAGTHTCSESQTCVNFHGGYRCVEKNRCQEPYIQVSDNRCMCPGTNQMCRDEPGSIVYRYMSITSDRSVPSDIFQIQATSVYPGAYNTFQIRSGNEQGDFYIRQINNISAMLVLARPVTGPQEYVLDLEMLTSNSLLSYRSSSVLRLIVFVGGYSF, from the exons ATGCTGTTTTTCTCCGTGTTATTTTGTCTCCTCCTGGCTTCAAGTAGACAGCAAGAGGAGCCAAACAGTTTTACG GAATGTACAGATGGTTATGAATGGGACCCAGACAGACAACATTGCAAAG ATATTAATGAATGCCAGACAATCCCTGATGCCTGTAAGGGGGAGATGAAGTGCATTAATCATTATGGGGGCTACCTGTGCCTTCCACGCTCTGCCTCTGTGATCAGCGACTCTCACTCGGAATCTGCCACTCATGACCAGCTCCCTTCCCAGCCTGATGTCGTAGAGCAGCAGCAGCCGAACCCATGCCCTCAAGGCTACCAGCCTGACTCTCAGGGGCTGGGCACCTGCGTGG ATGTGGACGAGTGTGCATTTGAACTGGACGACTGTCTGCCCAGCCaagagtgtgtaaatgtaccAGGCGGCTTTCACTGCAAATGTCCCGATGGGTACAGGAAGATTGGGAGTGAGTGTGTAG ACATAGACGAGTGCAGATACCGGTACTGTCAGCATCGCTGTGTTAACTCCCCGGGCtccttcacctgtcagtgtgAGCCTGGATTCCAGCTGGCATCCAACAACCGCTCCTGTGTGG ATGTTAATGAATGCTCCATGGGAGCACCCTGCCaacagcgctgttacaatacCTATGGGACCTTCTTATGCCGCTGCAACCAAGGGTATGAGTTGGACCAAGATGGCCATACTTGTAATG ACATTGATGAGTGCAGTTATTCTAGTTACCTTTGCCAGTACCAGTGTGTGAACGAGCCGGGCCGCTTCTCGTGTATCTGTCCAGATGGATACCAGCTGTTAGGCACTCGGCTATGCCAAG ATATCAACGAATGTGAGGCTGGGACCCACACCTGCTCAGAGTCTCAGACCTGTGTCAACTTCCATGGCGGATACCGTTGTGTCGAAAAGAACCGTTGTCAGGAGCCATATATACAAGTGTCTGACAA CCGATGTATGTGTCCAGGAACCAACCAGATGTGTCGCGACGAGCCAGGCTCTATTGTGTATCGCTACATGAGCATCACTTCAGACAGGAGCGTCCCCTCCGATATATTCCAGATCCAGGCAACCAGCGTATATCCCGGGGCATACAACACGTTCCAGATTCGCTCTGGAAACGAGCAGGGAGACTTCTACATCAGG CAAATCAACAACATCAGCGCCATGCTCGTGCTGGCCCGTCCAGTCACCGGCCCCCAGGAATACGTTCTGGATCTTGAAATGTTGACCTCCAACTCCCTGCTTAGCTATCGCTCTAGCTCAGTGCTCAGGCTTATCGTGTTTGTGGGGGGCTATTCCTTCTAg
- the FIBP gene encoding acidic fibroblast growth factor intracellular-binding protein, whose translation MAHELDVFVGNTTLIDEEVYQLWLDGYSVSDAVNIRLKSGILEQTGAEADVLQSDTMDHYRTFQMIERLLHYPPKLVQQLLFQIPPYKQSMLIERYYAFDEAFVREVLGKKLSKGTKKDLDDISAKTGVTLKSCRRQFDNFKRVFKVVEEMRGALVENIQQNFLLSDKLARDYAAIVFFANSRFETGKRKLQYLTFEDFATCAEQLIQNWTLGAVDVADDMDMDLDKEFLQDLKDLKILITDKDLLDQHKSLVCTSLRGKIGVFNEMESNFKTLSRAVVNIGTSLTHNKDVRDFFIDLVEKFIEPCKAAGWSFSDVQLFLTQYTASARALDAFKQQSLWERYMGTLRSCLLKMYHN comes from the exons ATGGCTCATGAACTGGATGTCTTTGTTGGCAACACCACCCTGATAGATGAGGAGGTCTATCAACTCTGGTTGGATGGATATTCAG TGAGTGACGCTGTGAACATAAGGCTGAAAAGTGGCATTCTGGAGCAGACCGGAGCAGAAGCGGACGTCTTGCAGAGTGACACCATGGATCACTACCGTACATTCCAGATGATCGAGAGACTCCTTCATTACCCGCCAAAACTTGTGCAGCAGCTGCTCTTCCAGATACCTCCTTACAAACAGAGCATGCTGATTGAGAG GTATTATGCGTTCGATGAAGCTTTTGTCCGTGAAGTTCTGGGGAAAAAACTTTCTAAAGGTACTAAGAAAGATCTGGATGACATAAGCGCAAAGACCGGGGTAACATTAAAAAGCTGCAGGAGGCAG TTTGACAACTTCAAGCGTGTGTTCAAGGTAGTAGAGGAGATGAGGGGGGCTCTTGTGGAGAACATTCAGCAGAATTTCTTGCTGTCAGACAAGCTTGCCAG GGATTACGctgccattgttttttttgctaacagTCGCTTTGAGACAGGGAAGCGTAAGCTGCAATACTTGACGTTCGAAGACTTCGCCACTTGTGCTGAGCAGTTAATTCAGAACTGGACGCTGGGAGCCGTAG ATGTCGCTGATGACATGGATATGGATTTAGATAAGGAATTTCTCCAGGATTTAAAAGATCTGAAGATCCTGATTACGGACAAAGACCTCCTGGACCAGCACAAAAG CTTGGTGTGTACATCTCTAAGAGGGAAAATCGGTGTCTTTAATGAAATGGAGTCAAACTTCAAG ACGCTGTCTCGGGCTGTTGTGAATATTGGGACCAGTCTCACTCACAACAAAGATGTCAGAGATTTCTTTATTGACCTTGTGGAAAAG TTTATAGAGCCCTGTAAGGCTGCTGGCTGGTCATTTTCAGACGTTCAGCTTTTCCTTACTCAGTATACAGCGTCTGCTCGGGCTCTTGATGCCTTCAA GCAACAATCTCTGTGGGAGCGATACATGGGTACCCTACGAAGCTGTCTTCTGAAAATGTACCACAACTAA